A genome region from Sporosarcina sp. ANT_H38 includes the following:
- a CDS encoding CHY zinc finger protein → MQIKGHTVLGKVLDEETRCSHYHTEIDRVAMKFYCCDTYYPCYKCHDEDGCNNSCIWPKEKFDEKAVLCGTCGHELTISEYFTSGSKCPTCSSLFNPGCSLHRHLYFET, encoded by the coding sequence ATGCAAATAAAAGGCCATACAGTTCTTGGGAAAGTTCTTGACGAGGAAACGCGCTGTTCACATTATCATACCGAAATAGACCGGGTCGCCATGAAGTTTTACTGTTGCGATACATATTATCCGTGCTATAAGTGCCATGACGAAGACGGTTGCAACAATTCTTGCATTTGGCCTAAAGAAAAGTTTGATGAAAAAGCGGTTTTGTGTGGGACTTGTGGCCACGAACTGACTATTTCGGAGTATTTTACATCTGGATCGAAGTGTCCTACCTGTTCATCACTATTTAACCCCGGATGTAGTTTGCATCGGCATTTATATTTTGAGACATAA
- a CDS encoding DUF4349 domain-containing protein: MKRNMVLVLLLSGFLVLLASCSSDEAQKDSQMESSSTSHDTATTEQENKVETEELANEQSEVVPTNRKIIHRAELQLNVKNLENTQLTIEKKVSEYGGYIVVSNVYRESEESISAQLTVRIPEKHFQKFLTDAEGEAAEVLNRNVTGEDVTEQYIDLESRMKSKRTVEERLLDFMGKAEKTEDLLKISSDLSVVQEEIELIVGKMKYLENQTSFSTIEIAMYENRVIVPGVDSKNLDTWEKTKKQLATSTNFIFAAGSGLIVLFFGNLPVLIFLLLVGIGIYFIVKRTRKPK; the protein is encoded by the coding sequence ATGAAGAGAAATATGGTTTTAGTTCTACTATTATCAGGTTTTCTTGTACTACTGGCGTCTTGTAGTTCAGATGAAGCGCAGAAGGATAGTCAGATGGAGAGCTCATCAACATCGCATGATACGGCAACGACGGAGCAAGAGAATAAAGTTGAAACAGAAGAGTTAGCCAATGAACAATCTGAAGTGGTCCCAACGAATAGAAAAATAATCCATAGAGCGGAATTGCAACTCAATGTGAAAAACCTTGAAAATACTCAGCTTACAATAGAGAAAAAGGTGAGTGAATATGGAGGCTATATCGTCGTATCGAATGTGTATCGTGAAAGCGAAGAAAGCATTAGTGCTCAGCTCACTGTTCGAATTCCTGAGAAACATTTTCAAAAGTTTTTAACGGATGCCGAAGGGGAAGCAGCTGAAGTTTTGAATCGCAATGTGACCGGGGAGGATGTAACTGAACAATATATCGATTTGGAGTCTAGAATGAAATCAAAACGAACAGTGGAGGAAAGGCTACTCGATTTTATGGGCAAGGCGGAAAAAACAGAGGACTTATTGAAAATATCATCAGATTTATCCGTAGTCCAAGAGGAAATTGAATTAATCGTAGGAAAGATGAAGTATTTAGAAAATCAAACGTCTTTTTCTACTATTGAAATAGCGATGTATGAAAATCGTGTTATTGTTCCAGGAGTAGACAGTAAGAATTTAGACACATGGGAAAAAACTAAAAAGCAGCTTGCTACGAGTACGAACTTTATCTTTGCGGCGGGTTCGGGATTGATTGTGCTTTTCTTCGGAAACTTGCCAGTACTTATTTTTCTGTTACTCGTTGGAATAGGAATTTATTTTATTGTTAAAAGAACAAGAAAACCTAAATAA
- a CDS encoding AI-2E family transporter, which produces MTKKLWFQVGVGILLAMLIIKYFMEIQGIFSPLVIIAKAIFIPLLLGGVLYYITEPIQRFLEKRNVPRWGSILAVMAILVAVVWIFVAIIAPPVTKQVNNLVENTPTIATEINDITYALFQQKDNLPPKLEESIDGAVESLQTIAINFGKWVVQFLQSLFQAVFLVILVPFFFIFILKDHEKFAPFIYNFFSGKRREWIKKTLHDIDTVLRSYIQGQLLISFLLAILLFAGYMIIGLEYALLLAIFGLFMNLIPFIGPWISAVPAIIIGLIQDPKIGIFAAVVMVIAQQVESNLITPNVMGKSLDIHPLTVITVILAAGNIGGFLGIIVAVPAYAVGKAIVKNIYARRKEIKSAATKTI; this is translated from the coding sequence GTGACGAAGAAGTTATGGTTTCAAGTAGGTGTTGGAATACTACTTGCTATGCTAATTATAAAATACTTTATGGAGATTCAAGGGATTTTTTCGCCTTTAGTTATTATTGCAAAGGCAATATTCATACCCTTATTACTTGGTGGCGTTCTATACTATATTACGGAACCGATTCAACGTTTTCTGGAAAAACGTAACGTACCAAGGTGGGGAAGTATTCTTGCAGTTATGGCGATTCTCGTAGCAGTCGTTTGGATATTCGTAGCGATTATTGCTCCTCCGGTAACAAAACAAGTTAATAACTTAGTCGAAAATACGCCTACTATTGCCACGGAAATAAATGACATAACATACGCGTTATTCCAACAGAAAGATAATTTACCCCCAAAACTTGAAGAGTCGATTGATGGTGCGGTTGAATCACTACAAACCATAGCAATTAATTTTGGGAAATGGGTTGTTCAATTTTTACAATCGTTATTTCAAGCGGTATTCCTGGTAATACTAGTCCCATTTTTCTTCATTTTCATCCTGAAAGATCACGAAAAGTTTGCTCCGTTCATATACAATTTCTTTTCGGGAAAACGTCGGGAATGGATCAAAAAGACCTTACATGATATCGATACGGTACTCCGTTCTTATATCCAAGGGCAGTTGTTAATCAGTTTTCTATTAGCAATTCTGTTGTTTGCAGGTTATATGATTATTGGACTGGAGTATGCGCTATTATTAGCGATTTTTGGATTGTTCATGAACCTCATTCCTTTCATCGGCCCATGGATTTCAGCAGTTCCTGCAATCATCATTGGTTTAATACAGGATCCAAAGATTGGTATTTTTGCTGCAGTCGTAATGGTGATCGCCCAGCAAGTTGAAAGTAATCTTATTACACCAAATGTCATGGGGAAATCACTGGACATTCATCCACTTACAGTCATTACTGTTATATTGGCAGCAGGAAATATTGGAGGTTTTCTCGGTATTATCGTTGCCGTTCCGGCGTATGCAGTTGGTAAAGCCATCGTTAAGAATATTTACGCAAGGCGGAAGGAAATCAAAAGCGCTGCGACGAAGACTATTTAA
- a CDS encoding VOC family protein, with protein sequence MNFHTAPHTYTGEVHLNVLDLTRAVQFYKEVIGFKVLEEAGDKVVLTADGKTPLLIIEQPENVTPKEAHKSGLYHFALLLPKRADLGAIIKHFIQHNVRIGASDHLVSEALYLSDPDGNGIEIYIDRDPEVWSWDKGKVAMSTDPLDGESIIAESAGQTWDGLPVGTVMGHVHLHVANLPKTEIFYNALGFEVVTNYPQALFMSNGKYHHHIGLNTWNGEGVSRPTAGSVGLQSYTLIYPNEDELKEAITKVEALDAKVELYGSGFMTEDPSGIRINLRVG encoded by the coding sequence ATGAATTTTCATACGGCACCGCATACGTATACAGGGGAAGTACATCTCAACGTTTTGGACTTGACTAGAGCTGTCCAATTTTATAAAGAGGTGATTGGATTTAAAGTGCTTGAGGAAGCTGGAGATAAAGTTGTACTGACAGCGGATGGCAAGACGCCGTTGCTGATTATTGAACAACCAGAAAATGTCACGCCGAAAGAGGCGCATAAATCTGGACTGTATCATTTCGCATTATTGTTGCCGAAGAGAGCTGATTTAGGGGCAATCATTAAACATTTCATCCAACATAATGTACGAATTGGGGCTTCGGATCACCTTGTGAGCGAGGCACTCTATTTGTCTGATCCTGATGGAAATGGCATTGAAATTTATATAGATCGTGATCCTGAAGTTTGGAGTTGGGACAAAGGAAAAGTTGCAATGAGTACTGATCCACTTGACGGAGAAAGTATTATTGCAGAAAGTGCGGGGCAGACATGGGATGGTCTTCCTGTCGGGACAGTTATGGGCCATGTACATTTACATGTAGCCAACTTGCCTAAAACGGAAATATTCTACAATGCGCTAGGCTTTGAAGTCGTCACGAATTATCCTCAAGCATTGTTCATGTCTAATGGGAAGTATCATCACCATATTGGATTAAATACGTGGAATGGAGAAGGTGTGTCACGTCCTACTGCGGGCAGTGTCGGACTCCAATCATACACGCTTATTTATCCGAATGAGGATGAATTGAAAGAAGCGATAACGAAAGTGGAAGCACTAGATGCAAAAGTGGAATTGTACGGTAGCGGATTTATGACGGAAGATCCGTCTGGTATCCGTATTAATCTTCGAGTTGGGTGA
- a CDS encoding helix-turn-helix domain-containing protein, translated as MNEFELCPRFEKAVSILSQRWTTLILYQLMAGPQRFCTMTDKLGVSGKTLSERLKDLEQQDYVIRNVYPETPVRIEYSLTAKGMSLTPIMKEIEIWSQKWIEREVASPNEKA; from the coding sequence ATGAACGAATTTGAACTTTGTCCTCGTTTCGAGAAAGCTGTATCTATCCTAAGCCAACGCTGGACCACCCTTATTTTGTATCAATTAATGGCAGGACCACAACGCTTTTGCACAATGACCGACAAACTTGGTGTCAGCGGAAAAACACTATCAGAGCGATTAAAAGATCTTGAGCAGCAAGACTATGTCATCCGTAATGTTTATCCTGAAACCCCCGTACGGATTGAGTATTCGCTAACTGCAAAAGGAATGTCTCTCACACCAATTATGAAAGAAATCGAGATTTGGTCACAGAAATGGATTGAACGTGAAGTAGCTTCTCCAAATGAAAAAGCATGA